In Primulina huaijiensis isolate GDHJ02 chromosome 6, ASM1229523v2, whole genome shotgun sequence, a single window of DNA contains:
- the LOC140979939 gene encoding probable WRKY transcription factor 11, translating into MAVEFLGYSNLNDQMAVQDAAFAGIKSMEHLIQAVSHKQQQQSQNQQLDCKEITDFTVSKFKKVISILNRTGHARFRRAPVQPLPYSDESTAPQFHTRTSESCQLQNPASGIYQHQPLSLLPKSTTPAATQPSTLDFSKPSLMALGKDTSEVMGKEGFSLSTAGTTSGNSSSTFLSSITGEGSVSNGKGGSPSTILAPAVSAGKPPLSGKRCREHDHSENFSGKISGSGRCHCKKRKLRVKKTIRVPAISSKVADIPADDYSWRKYGQKPIKGSPYPRGYYRCSTVRDCPARKHVERANDDPTMLIVTYDGEHRHVQGVLPEIPAVGTGAKLVF; encoded by the exons ATGGCCGTTGAATTTCTCGGCTATTCCAATCTCAACGACCAAATGGCGGTTCAAGATGCTGCGTTTGCTGGGATTAAATCAATGGAGCATTTGATTCAAGCGGTGTCTCACAAGCAGCAGCAGCAGAGCCAAAATCAGCAACTCGACTGCAAAGAAATAACCGATTTCACGGTTTCCAAGTTCAAAAAGGTTATTTCTATTCTCAACCGTACCGGGCATGCCCGATTCCGCCGTGCTCCTGTTCAACCGCTGCCTTACTCCGACGAGTCCACTGCTCCTCAGTTTCATACCCGAACATCTGAATCTTGCCAACTTCAAAATCCGGCTTCTGGAATCTACCAACATCAGCCTCTGAGTTTGTTACCCAAGTCCACTACACCTGCGGCGACGCAGCCTTCGACGCTTGATTTCTCCAAGCCGTCGCTGATGGCCCTAGGGAAGGACACGTCTGAGGTAATGGGAAAGGAGGGGTTTAGCTTATCGACGGCGGGGACGACATCGGGAAACTCGTCTTCGACTTTCTTGTCTTCGATTACTGGTGAAGGGAGCGTTTCAAATGGAAAGGGTGGGTCACCGTCGACGATCCTGGCTCCTGCTGTTTCCGCCGGGAAGCCGCCTCTGTCAGGGAAGAGATGCCGGGAGCATGACCACTCTGAAAACTTCTCCGGCAAGATTTCGGGTTCCGGCCGCTGCCACTGCAAAAAGAG GAAACTGAGGGTGAAGAAAACCATTAGAGTTCCAGCCATCAGCTCAAAAGTTGCAGATATACCCGCGGACGATTACTCGTGGAGAAAATATGGTCAAAAACCAATCAAAGGATCCCCATACCCACG GGGTTATTATCGATGCAGTACGGTGAGGGATTGCCCGGCGAGGAAGCATGTGGAGAGGGCAAATGATGATCCAACGATGCTGATTGTTACTTACGACGGGGAGCACCGGCATGTGCAAGGTGTGTTGCCGGAGATCCCTGCCGTCGGCACTGGCGCCAAACTTGTTTTCTAG